A DNA window from Xyrauchen texanus isolate HMW12.3.18 chromosome 6, RBS_HiC_50CHRs, whole genome shotgun sequence contains the following coding sequences:
- the LOC127644766 gene encoding solute carrier family 2, facilitated glucose transporter member 2-like isoform X1, translated as MRVDRLLTILQQLTGTLALAVFTAALGSLQIGYSLGVINAPQKVIQKHYAKSLGVYKEDLYHRDGVNSTEQENSTAPSVVMYWSLSVAIFSIGGMVSSFLVGFVSDVRGRIKGMLAINVLAITAGLLMGLAKMGTSHLMVIAGRAIMGLYCGLTSGLVPMYIGAISPVKYRGTLGTLHQLALVTGIFLSQVIGLEFLLGNDDMWPVLLGLSGAPAILQCLLLLLCPESPRYLYIKLGKKEEACKSDDMRTTQAK; from the exons ATGCGTGTTGACAGGCTCCTAACTATCTTGCAGCAGTTAACAGGCACACTGGCTCTGGCAGTGTTCACTGCTGCACTAGGCTCTCTGCAGATAGGATACAGTCTGGGCGTCATCAATGCCCCACAGAAG gtCATTCAGAAGCACTATGCTAAGTCTCTAGGTGTATATAAAGAAGATCTGTACCATAGAGATGGAGTCAACTCTACAGAACAGGAAAATTCAACTGCTCCATCTGTGGTCATGTACTGGTCACTGTCCGTGGCTATCTTCTCCATTGGAGGCATGGTGTCATCTTTTCTAGTGGGATTTGTCAGTGACGTCCGTGGGAG GATCAAAGGCATGCTGGCTATAAACGTTCTAGCCATAACGGCAGGGCTGCTAATGGGCCTTGCAAAGATGGGCACATCTCACCTCATGGTGATAGCAGGACGTGCTATCATGGGCCTATACTGTG GCTTGACATCTGGTCTGGTGCCCATGTACATTGGAGCGATTTCTCCAGTGAAGTACAGAGGGACTTTGGGAACACTCCACCAGCTTGCTCTTGTAACTGGCATCTTTCTTAGCCAA GTCATTGGTCTTGAGTTCCTGCTGGGAAATGATGACATGTGGCCTGTGTTGCTGGGTCTGTCTGGAGCTCCAGCCATCCTGCAGTGTCTACTGCTACTGCTGTGTCCAGAGAGCCCCCGATACCTCTACATCAAACTTGGCAAAAAAGAAGAGGCATGCAAGA GTGATGATATGAGGACAACACAGGCAAAATAA
- the LOC127644766 gene encoding solute carrier family 2, facilitated glucose transporter member 2-like isoform X2: MDKQLTGTLALAVFTAALGSLQIGYSLGVINAPQKVIQKHYAKSLGVYKEDLYHRDGVNSTEQENSTAPSVVMYWSLSVAIFSIGGMVSSFLVGFVSDVRGRIKGMLAINVLAITAGLLMGLAKMGTSHLMVIAGRAIMGLYCGLTSGLVPMYIGAISPVKYRGTLGTLHQLALVTGIFLSQVIGLEFLLGNDDMWPVLLGLSGAPAILQCLLLLLCPESPRYLYIKLGKKEEACKSDDMRTTQAK, translated from the exons CAGTTAACAGGCACACTGGCTCTGGCAGTGTTCACTGCTGCACTAGGCTCTCTGCAGATAGGATACAGTCTGGGCGTCATCAATGCCCCACAGAAG gtCATTCAGAAGCACTATGCTAAGTCTCTAGGTGTATATAAAGAAGATCTGTACCATAGAGATGGAGTCAACTCTACAGAACAGGAAAATTCAACTGCTCCATCTGTGGTCATGTACTGGTCACTGTCCGTGGCTATCTTCTCCATTGGAGGCATGGTGTCATCTTTTCTAGTGGGATTTGTCAGTGACGTCCGTGGGAG GATCAAAGGCATGCTGGCTATAAACGTTCTAGCCATAACGGCAGGGCTGCTAATGGGCCTTGCAAAGATGGGCACATCTCACCTCATGGTGATAGCAGGACGTGCTATCATGGGCCTATACTGTG GCTTGACATCTGGTCTGGTGCCCATGTACATTGGAGCGATTTCTCCAGTGAAGTACAGAGGGACTTTGGGAACACTCCACCAGCTTGCTCTTGTAACTGGCATCTTTCTTAGCCAA GTCATTGGTCTTGAGTTCCTGCTGGGAAATGATGACATGTGGCCTGTGTTGCTGGGTCTGTCTGGAGCTCCAGCCATCCTGCAGTGTCTACTGCTACTGCTGTGTCCAGAGAGCCCCCGATACCTCTACATCAAACTTGGCAAAAAAGAAGAGGCATGCAAGA GTGATGATATGAGGACAACACAGGCAAAATAA
- the LOC127644766 gene encoding solute carrier family 2, facilitated glucose transporter member 2-like isoform X3, translating to MDKVIQKHYAKSLGVYKEDLYHRDGVNSTEQENSTAPSVVMYWSLSVAIFSIGGMVSSFLVGFVSDVRGRIKGMLAINVLAITAGLLMGLAKMGTSHLMVIAGRAIMGLYCGLTSGLVPMYIGAISPVKYRGTLGTLHQLALVTGIFLSQVIGLEFLLGNDDMWPVLLGLSGAPAILQCLLLLLCPESPRYLYIKLGKKEEACKSDDMRTTQAK from the exons gtCATTCAGAAGCACTATGCTAAGTCTCTAGGTGTATATAAAGAAGATCTGTACCATAGAGATGGAGTCAACTCTACAGAACAGGAAAATTCAACTGCTCCATCTGTGGTCATGTACTGGTCACTGTCCGTGGCTATCTTCTCCATTGGAGGCATGGTGTCATCTTTTCTAGTGGGATTTGTCAGTGACGTCCGTGGGAG GATCAAAGGCATGCTGGCTATAAACGTTCTAGCCATAACGGCAGGGCTGCTAATGGGCCTTGCAAAGATGGGCACATCTCACCTCATGGTGATAGCAGGACGTGCTATCATGGGCCTATACTGTG GCTTGACATCTGGTCTGGTGCCCATGTACATTGGAGCGATTTCTCCAGTGAAGTACAGAGGGACTTTGGGAACACTCCACCAGCTTGCTCTTGTAACTGGCATCTTTCTTAGCCAA GTCATTGGTCTTGAGTTCCTGCTGGGAAATGATGACATGTGGCCTGTGTTGCTGGGTCTGTCTGGAGCTCCAGCCATCCTGCAGTGTCTACTGCTACTGCTGTGTCCAGAGAGCCCCCGATACCTCTACATCAAACTTGGCAAAAAAGAAGAGGCATGCAAGA GTGATGATATGAGGACAACACAGGCAAAATAA